Sequence from the Vanacampus margaritifer isolate UIUO_Vmar chromosome 18, RoL_Vmar_1.0, whole genome shotgun sequence genome:
caactcaaaatcagtcacattcaaaaacattggactgcctttgcttttaaaaactatcactgagaatatcatcatatctaactaatgtgattactaagttaacacataaataatgttgaatagttcaaatttcatgaacaaataattgtatcttgaccaaatgaaaagtaactcatattagagcataccacaaatgtctttgttatagcagaagatgttatctgtcggagtcatgtgcatacacaatgaactacaaaaaaaaaaaaaaaatcgaatttttttttttggggggagataaaaaaaaagcggaattccgcgaattagcggaaaaatcacatccctgtatatattCTCAGTTATAGTATTTACTAGATGCCAGAAAGAACAAGTACACAGCTGTAAAACCTTTTCTGCTggaatgcggaagaaggtctaatctgttcAAAATGGTTTCTACTCTTCTACTGTCTTGGTAGGTTGGCTCAGCCTAGCCCGTGTGCAAATTTGTGATCTGATGGTCTCAACTGGTTTCAACCAGAAAAGTGTGCCAGAGTGCAAATAGACGGCTTTGCTCAAGTCACCTGCCCAATTattaagaggcctaatctaaACACTGGACCAAGAATTGACACCTCTGTGCCAGATGCGTTTTGGCAGAGCGTTTTACAAACCGGAAACGTCATGATTCGACTGCTATTGCATGCGCTTTTGACTTGCGAAAATGGTTGACAAGAagccgattattattattatagcccTGTGGCCTGCCACGCTTAGGTCATTCTGTTCTTTAGCATTTTAGGCTAGTTGTGATTGCTCAAGATTGCTGGTActgtgcggggggggggggggggggttgagaatGCTAGAACCGAAGAGGCCTTTCATGTGACAGGCATAAGGTGCCAAGACTTGACAACTAAAAAaaaggctcatcactctatgtAAAGCTTTCACTAATTCCAGACCGCACTTTCCACTAAATATCAAAAAGATCACAAAATTACCACAAGTGGGGGCTTCATCACACAACACAAGGATGACACAAACAAGTCACAGCTACACTTGACACCACAGAGCACCCACGACAACTACATGCATAAGAGAAGATACACAAGGTGTTTACAAAGAGTTTACAAACTAGTCGTGTTTGCGGTGACGGGACTTGTGATTGGTCGATCAACCTCACTCCCTTCCTCCTTCTGCTCCTCCCCTCCGAGTGTCGGCCTACTCTTCCTTCCGCTCGGGCTGCTCAACGTCAGCTCTCTCGGCACTAGCAGACGGTGTGGATGTGGTGCCGGTGGTGCCGGTGGCTGATGGAGCTAGCGGTGCGGTGCGTGCAGGGCAGGAACGTCTAGAAGCTCATCTAGATGGTTCTGAAAAGGACCTGGCAGCTCCCTCGCTCCTCAAAAGGTGTTGTCACCTCTAACTTTGGTTCAGCTTCCTTGGGAATGGTTTGGTCCAGAGTGTAAGGTGCATGCTTATTGTCACTTGCTCTACTTTTTGGGTGGCTTTTGGCTAAACTGACTCCACAGACGGtggaagctttaaaaaaaaaaaaaaaaaaaaaaaggaaatctttTTCCTGGATGATTTTTATCAGATTTTATCGATTGActgttttgttgatttttttgctccattttatttattgttatgtgTATCTAACTGTGTAAACATGATTCTTAATCACTTGTGCTTTCAAAACTGAGTCTCCATTTGGCTTGGATGACTGGAATTCTAAATTTAATAGATGAACTCTCCAAGGAGTAAAAATCCTGAACttgcatattttgtatttgacCTCTCTGGGTTCTGTGCTTCTTATTGctacatgctttaaaaaaacaacaaaaaaaacgttcctATTTTCTCGTTGGCTGAGCGAGGGTTCTATCGGTACCAACGACCTAATACTGCCATCTTTAAAAGTGAGGGTCATTGGTGTCGCTACCGGTGTTCAATGTTTCTTCATCTTGAGATGGTGCAGAGGGGCAATTTGAGTTATAAGAGAAAGTGCAAACAAAATCCTCAAAAGTGTCCAAAAGTTTGTCCAAAGGACCAACGGAATTCATGAAATAATCTGTGAGATAATTTGAGCAATTTGCATAGTTTTCAATATCTAAACTTGAACCTGAAGATATATCAAAATCATCTATAGTGCTTGGACAGTCAGAAAGACTATCAGTAGTTTTATCAGGTGACACGTTTAGTCCCGTTTTAAATGTAGTGAATTTGGTGTTGGCGGTTGTGTCTCTGCCAGCAGTGTTTGATATTTCTAGCTGGACAGTAGTCGCCTGCACAGGGACCTGAGGGATACACACGGGGTCTTGATAACTGTTGTCTACCTCCGTGTCCCTGACCCTGTACCTGCCCGCTGAGTAGGAATGCTCACCAATTTGAAAAAACTGGAGCCTCTCCTCCACCATGTCCCTCTTGCTCATGTCAATCGCACCACTGCGCGTCATCTCAAACATCTTCCCTTCGTGGAACAGGAAGGGGTTGGGCTCGCTCGTCGGTGTGCTATCGTCTGTCGGCGTGCGGGCGGGGGTGCTGTCGGGCGTGGTGGCCTGAGATTGCTCGTCGACTGCCAGTCCAAAAGGCTTTGGCTCGCCGTTGCTGGCCTGCGTTCCTCCCATGTCGACGATATCTTCTTCAGCACCTTTACTGGGCCAGGGGTCAAAGTCCAAGCCTTTAGTCGCAACAGTCTTAAAAGGAGAGTTAAACTCTTCTTCTAACTTATAGCTAAAGTATGTATCTGAAAAGCCTTCTTTAGCTGGGAGTTTCTGTCCATTCGTTTCAACACCGTCTTTTTGAGCGTCATTAGAGTTCCTACCATCCAATGGTATGTCTTTCTGGTCCTTCAGACATTCCTCtggaattttttcttcttcaataaCTTCTAGTTTAGTTTGAGGAAAAGAGCGGTCTAAGGGCCTGAAAGTGTCAGTCGCCCAGACATCTCGCCTGCTGTCCAGAGGGCCTAACGACTTTAAGTCAGCTTGTTCATACAGACCATCATCCTCATCTTGGAGGTCATACCCATCTAGGGAGTCTATCTCGGTTGCATCAGTGTCATGAGAAAATTCAGCTGTTGTGGCTAATGAACAGTCTGTTATGGACTGGTCGTTTCCGTTTTGTTCACATTCATAGTCCTCTCCCTTACCGTTGGACCCATTGGTTCCAACAAGAGGTTCGTtgtcatttccatttttgtcatgttttttcacCTTGACCTGATTTTCTTTCTCCCTTTTCGTTTGGTTATCCTCTTCCCGAGGAGCTTTGAAAGTGAATTTTTTAGAGGGAATCGGTTGAAAGATTGACTCTTCATCATTGTCGTCCTCACCATTGGACTGACTATTATCCACCTCAGGTAGCACTGGCGAAGGGGGCTGGATACGTATTATTGGTTCAATCAGCAGCTTCTGGTGTTCTTCCTTTAAATTCACCTCCATCATTTCCGTCTCCGTTTCCGACGAAGCGCAGGAACCTTTCTTGTCTGGATCAGATGTTTCTGAGAGGTCCAAAGGAGGTGGTGGAGGAAATTCAATGTATGCGACGCCTTTGTCTTTGGAGGCTTCCTGCCCCGTTTTTTCGTCATACCCATTGACTGTGCTTTTTTGCAGAATGGAACTATTCTCTAATCTCTGATAATTATCAGTCATTATCATTTCCTGCATGTTAGCATTAACGAGGTCTGCTTTAGCAGCATGGATGCTAGTTTTGATTTCAGTTAAGGTCTCTTTAAAAGAAATGATGGCTCCTCCTCGGTCATCTTCTAATTCCTCAGATACTTCCATGATTGGGCTGGGCTTATCTGGCACCAACCCCATGAAGCCATCAGGGGTTTTTGCGGTAAGGTCATAGCTGACCTCCTCGGAGCTGGGGGTCTCTGGTGTAAGGGGGCTTTTCCCTGAGCTATCTATGAAGGAGATCTGTTCTAGGGTGTCATCATCTGGGCTGAGGGGTCCAAGTCCAGAAACAGACTTCTGTTTGACAGCATGTAGTGCCCCTTTAGCCTCCCTTTCAGCCTGGCGGCCAACCTGTAGGCTAACGTAAACAGGTAAAGTTTTAATGCCTTTGAAATGTTCGTTGGTTGCTGCGGCAGCGGGAGGTGTTGTGACTTTTTCCAGAATGTCTCTGGAACTAAGTAAGTTATTAGAATTTGAATCTTTAGGGGCGTTATCAAGGAGCTCAAacgaaacattttcatttgttttggtgGCTGTTGCTTCAAAGCTTTTACTTTTACATAACGTTGGAATCTGTGAGGGTTTTGTTACTGAACGTTTCTTAGGCAGGTCATTTTCATTATAACTGGATGTGGTTCTTACAGGAATCTGAGATTCTGACTTTTTCCTtaagtttttattaattaagtCATCGCTATCGATTCTTGAAACCTCAGTTAAGACATTTTTTGTGACATGATGTTTGTCAGCATTGCTATCTTTCTCTGAAAATGTTCTTTGCAGTGACAAATTTGGGATGTTTCTATTTGAAAATAGTTTTGGGGACTTGGGTGACGTCAAAGCCACTTTGGTGTCATCTctgtcatcattattattttggggCCTCTCCTCCTGTGAGGTTTCagtaacttttgtttttctatcAGCAAAAAACTGGTAAATTGGGAGTTTGCTCTCCTGTAATTTCTTTACAGAAGGTTTCGGCTGAACTGGAGGGGGTGTTTTGCTTGGCCTAGACTGGGATTGTTTCTGAACCTCGGAttcaaacttcattctcacagaAGTGACTTTGGATGCTGATTTTATGTGGGAAGGAGAGGAGGGCTCAGACTCACAGGTCTTAGGTTGTTGGATTTTCTGAGGACTGCCTGGCAAGCTAGAGCTTTTCTTTTCAGCAGGTAAAACGCTACCAAATGTTTGACTAACGGAAGGCTCCCTGAGTTTGGTTTTATTAAATGCCTCGTCCCCTGTCTTAGTTTTCTGAGGGCTGCTGCATGCTGAGCTTGGCCAGGACCTCGGTTCTTTGAGTTCTCGTCGGACGGGCTTTCTCTCGGGTGACTGAAGCTCATCGTTGAGCTTTTCTGTTTTATCACGGAAGAACTGGGAAACCTCACAGAGTTTTTCTTCCGCTTCTTTTACACTTTGATCCACCCTGTCCTCATAAAGGAGCTTATCCCTGCTCCTGTCATGTTTATCCTCAGTAAATCTCATCCAGACTGCATGTTTGGGGCTACCTTGTTCAGTTGAATAATGGAGCACTGTAACTTTATCAAACTGTGGTGATTCATCCCTCTGCAAAAATGTTCCCGCTTTCGGGGACCCATCTTTTGAGGACTTAGATACAAACTCCCTTTTGGGGCTATCTTGCTGCTCAGATGTTAGGTTCCTGTCAGTCTTCATTGCAGAATCTTCTGTGGCGGAATGACGTGTCGACGATGTGTCTAGTTTCTCGGAGAGGAGCATTTTTTCAGCAAACCTGTAGGACTCGCCTCTGATTTCAGAGAACTCATCATCACAGTATTCTATGGAATGCTGGCTCAGCAGTTTTAGGGCTTTATAGGAATCATCAGCTATCAGTTGAGCAGAGCTTGGCCGACTGTCCTCCTCCTGTGAAACAGGTGTGTTAACGCGAGATGTTTCCAAGAAAGTGGGGAGGTATTCTTCAGCAATCAGTTCCTCTTCTTCCTGCTGGCTCTCATCATAATCAAGCATTTCCTTAATGGGCCGCTCCCCTTTATAAACATAAAGCTCAGGGTGTTTCTTAGTTTCCCTGATATAAACCTCAGTCGGCTCTGCTGTGCTGTGGCCTTTCTCAATATGAACCTCAATTATCCGTTCTACTTTGGGTTTGGATTTAACGTCCCTGTCGAGAAATCTTGGCGACAGCTCGTCGCCTTTCACTGAGTCCTGGTtagctttgtgttcaaatagGTCTGCCAGTTCTTTGGATGGGTCCCGGCCAGACTGGAAGGCTTTCATGAGGTCTCGCACTGACATGGTTTCCTCAATACCCTCTGCTGTATCAGTGAGCTGAGGCTTATGATAGACCATTCTGGTTGTAGTGGTAATATGAGTTTCCTCTTTAAGACACATGCTCATTGAATCCTCCTCTGGAATCGTCATTTGGGTGGAGGCGACTGAGCTTCCTGAAGCTGCACCTGACTCAGCAGAAGGAAGAGCAGAAGCAGTCTCTTCCACTAGGAGAGGCGCATCTGAGAGGCTCTGAACATAGGCCTCCTCTAACATGGTCTCGGAAACACTAGGAGGGATGGGAGTGTCAGTAAATAAAGGCTTGGGTTCTGTGCTTTCTGCACTCTGGGGAGCAGAAGGTGTCTTTTCACTCCTAGTCTCAAAGCCGCTGTCAGACAGCGGACTCTTATCCTGCTCATGAGACAGCTCCTCTGGGGACTCGAGAATGGTGTCACCCCCCTGATAAGACTCCGCAAGTTTGCTTAGGTCCTTCTCGGATGGAGACCTGAGCATGCCCGACACCGGCGGTGGCATTTTCAGTTTGTGCTCCTGTATTGTCATAGATGGCTTCAGAATACGTTTTTGTTTCTCTTCCCCTTCACCTTTTGCCTCCTCATACCTGCTTTTCAATTCTGCCATTTTGGAGAGGGAGCTAGCCCCAATATCATTAGTTAAATAGTCTACCACTTTAGCCAAATCAAGGTCATTGTTCGATTGGAGCTTAAGCAGATGTGAGCGCTCATCGAAGGTGTTTTGGTCAGAGAGTGCATTTCTTTGGGCCTCCTCAATTTCATCTGTGGAAAATTCCTCCCACCCCTCCGCTACAACATTCTCCTTACTTTCATTCACAATGTCCTTCTGTAATATCTCGCTCACCTTCACTAAATCTTCCTTCACTTTCTCAACAAGTGTGTATGGCTCATCATCCTCTAACTTGGCCTCACGAGGAGTGCTTGTGTGTGATGTCTGGACCCTTTTAGCGGCcgtctgtgtgtctgtctgtaaGATGGCTGTCATTCTCATCAGGTCTTCTTTCATGTCTGCTACATCTTTTAGCATCTCCTGGTTGGAGGCAGTGGCGTGATGAATGATGGGTGGCGTGATGTAGGGGGGCGATTTCAACTGGGAGTTAATTTTGGAGGCCGTAACGCAGGACAACATGGATGAAGAGGGCAAGGTGCGAGGGGAATCAGGAAGTGCCATTTTGAGAGAGCCTGGCCCTGGTTTAACAGCGGTCTCGGACACGACGCTGACCAATGAGTATACAGGTACAGTCATCGTATTTGAGGTAACTGCAGGTACTGAGGAGGCAGCAGCAGATCTCAGAGAACTGTAAGCAGAATTTGCTGAAGCAGATCTAAGGGGGGATGACGGTGATTTAAGCGTGCCATAGCCTGGTGCAGAATAGGAGTCAATGGCTTCATTTATAGCGGCGCTGATGCCAGATGTTGCTGCCTGGGTGGTGGCTTGGATTCTCTCTTGAAGACTTCTCTCTGACGGGTGCCGGGAAGAAGGTGAGGAAGGCGTAGACGAGGATGACACATATTTGACAGGTGAAACGTTCCCGTTCACCATGGACAGTTCAGACGATGCAATGGTTGTCTTCCCTGTCGAGGACGGCGACGACAAGGAGGTTTTCCCTCCTCGTGCTGACAAAGTTGAATCCGAAGAGGTTTTTAAAGAGGACAGGGTGGAGAGGCTTTTAGTAGAGGGAGGATTTGGCGCTGCTGTGTCTATCTTAAAAGGCATACTAGAACTGTAGATGCTGTACGGTTTCTTTGGTGAGATTGGAGCAGCTGTGGACTTATCTGGTGTGTAACCATTGGGAATGGAGTGAATTGGAGAGGTCCTTGACGCGTAGGGTGAAGAGAGACTTTTGATTGAAGCAGCATCTGTGGCAGGTTTATATGGACTTCCGGAGGACACCAAGTTGGCAGAGGCCTGTACAGGATACTGACCCTGCTGGACAACTGTTTTAATGGGTGATGGTATAGCCCTGTAAGACCTGACAGGGGACGAAGGGAGTATGTCGGGGGAAGCCAGGTTGGGTGCTTGCAATGGAGCTCCCATGCTGGCTCTAATTGGAGAAGAACATGCAGGTGATGGGGAGAAGGGCCAGGCAGATTTCAGTGGAGAAGCAGCTGCTGAGCTGGCCGGTGAATCGGCAGCGAGGACGGAGCCGCCCACTCCGCCGAGCCTTGCTTGGCCAGGGACGGTAAGAGGAGCAGTCGACCATGGGGGGTAAGGTCTGGTTGGAAAGACAGGTTTGTGAGGGTGACCAGCAGGCAGTGCTCTTGTGGCTGGTGCGCTTCGCTCAACTGCTGTTTCTTCAGCGGAATGTGGAGAAACAATGATGGAGAAGTAAtgggaaaataaatcaaaaggaTGTGGAGTAgtcaacaaaaatgggaaaagaaaagaagatgcGGAAGAAGAAGAGATCGGGGGGAGAGTTGGTCAGTGAAGCAGTTCTGTTattaaaagaacaacaaataGCAGTTTCATGAAATGCTCACATATTTAAGTATTTATCGACGATGGATTTAATTAAAAGTGTCTTCAGATATTGATCTCAAACACTGacaacaaccacaacaaaaTGGATGATTGAAATTGAAGCCCAAGAAAGcagcaaagtaaaaaacaaagacaatgacACTGAATTGGCAACAGAAACATGGCGGGACAAATGTACCAGGATTACTACAAAAGCAGCTCCGCTTTTTGGACATGAGACATTCTAACACCAGCAAATGGATTCTGCGTCTAATTCCAAACCACTTTAAAAGTGCCTTTTATCTGTTTGGTCCCAACGTTATCCTTAATGACAGGTCAGACAAGCCCTTTGcaatttatttgacaaaatgtgTCCTCCAACACTGACGTTTGGTCCATTTTGTCATGCACAGTCAATAAAAAGATGGTGACAAGCGGAGACTAAAGAAAGAAAACCAGCCAAACTCAAGACCTCTTAACATGCATGGCTGTCCCACACAAAAAATTCCCCACAACACCATAAAGAGCTGAAAAAGTCAGATGGGACAAATGAAAATCAAGCAAATCTTTCTTTGGCCACCCCTGCCGAAAAACCAGAAACATTGGGGCAGTTGGCCAGGCAAAGAAAGATTATGATGTTGctgaattttaaaacaaccaaagcCAAGAATTTATAACAACGTGGGCAAGCACTGCACAGCAGTTCCAAAAccattcatgcaaaaaaaaaaaaaaaagatgtaccaTGTCGTAAACAAGCATGTGGACAGTGCATGTTGTGTCAGGAAGAGAAATGTTCATCAACGCCTCGGACACATGAATCATGATAATCATCACGAgcgaagactttttttttttgttgttgttgttagtgaaaatgacaaaactcACTCAGTGCAGGCTCGGCCAGATAGCTGTAGCGCTTACGTAAGGCTAGCGATGCAAAGGTATGACGTCGCTCGGGCTTTTCAGTCTGCAA
This genomic interval carries:
- the LOC144037977 gene encoding ankyrin-3-like isoform X29, with translation MAHAASQLKKKADENLVAAEEEREKERKRARKRARGDVKKKTDVNACYLRAARAGNLEKALDYLKNGVDINICNQNGLNALHLASKEGHVEVVAELLQQGANVDAATKKGNTALHIASLAGQMEVVKELVTHNANINAQSQNGFTPLYMAAQENHLDVVHYLLENGSSQSIATEDGFTPLAVALQQGHDQVVSLLLENDTKGKVRLPALHIAARKDDTKAAALLLQSDHNADVESKMMVNRTTESGFTPLHIAAHYGNINVATLLLNRGAAVDFKARNDITPLHVASKRGNGNMVRLLVERGAKIEARTKDGLTPLHCGARSGHEQVVEMLLSRGAPILSKTKNGLSPLHMATQGDHLNCVQLLLHHDAPVDDVTNDYLTALHVAAHCGHYKVAKVIVDKKANPNAKALNGFTPLHIACKKNRVKVMELLLKHGASIQAVTESGLTPIHVAAFMGHENIVHQLINHGASPNTSNVRGETALHMAARAGQSNVVRYLVQNGARVDAKAKDEQTPLHISSRLGKQDIVQQLLANGASPDTTTNSGYTPLHLAAREGHREVAAALMDQGASLGITTKKGFTPLHVAAKYGKLEVANLLLQKNAAPDAAGKSGLTPLHVAAHYDNQKVALLLLKQGASPHGAAKNGYTPLHIASKKNQLEIATTLLEYGASTNSVTRQGITPLHLASQEGNVDVVTLLLARDASVNTGNKYGLTPLHLAAQEDKVNVAEVLVNHGATLDPETKLGYTPLHVACHYGNVKMVHFLLKNQAKVNTKTKNGYTALHQAAQQGHTHIINLLLHNGASPNELTTNGNSALSIARRLGYISVVDTLKVVTEETLTTQTVTEKHKMNVPETMNEVLDMSDDDGDDAMTGNTDKYLAPQDLRELGDDSLPQEGYMGFSVGARSQSLRSFSSDRSNTLNRSSFTRDSMMIEEMLAPGRDMHLAVAKDCDNDSLRRYSWTPDGMDNVNLVSSPIHSGFLVSFMVDARGGSMRGSRHNGMRIIIPPRKCTAPTRITCRLVKRHKLASPPPMVEGEGLASRLVEVGPAGAHFLGPVIVEIPHFGSMRGQERELILLRSENGETWKEHLYDCKTEELRQLLNGMDEELDSAEELQRKRICRIITKDFPQYFAVVSRIRQETHQMGPEGGTLSSRSVLLVQASFPEGALTKKIKVGLQAQPVPDETVKNILGNRATFSPIVTVEPRRRKFHKPITMTIPVPPLSGEGLSNGYKGDCTPCLRLLCSITGGTSPAQWEDITGTTPLTFVNDCVSFTTNVSARFWLADCHQIPETVGLASQLYRELICVPYMAKFVVFAKMNDPVESRLRCFCMTDDKVDKTLEQQENFEEVARSKDIEVLEGRPIYVDCYGNLAPLTKSGQQLLLNFYAFKENRLPFCVKVRDPSQEPCGRLTFLKECKSTKGLPQTAVCNLNITLPAAKKEMESDAEDETEKPERRHTFASLALRKRYSYLAEPALKTAVERSAPATRALPAGHPHKPVFPTRPYPPWSTAPLTVPGQARLGGVGGSVLAADSPASSAAASPLKSAWPFSPSPACSSPIRASMGAPLQAPNLASPDILPSSPVRSYRAIPSPIKTVVQQGQYPVQASANLVSSGSPYKPATDAASIKSLSSPYASRTSPIHSIPNGYTPDKSTAAPISPKKPYSIYSSSMPFKIDTAAPNPPSTKSLSTLSSLKTSSDSTLSARGGKTSLSSPSSTGKTTIASSELSMVNGNVSPVKYVSSSSTPSSPSSRHPSERSLQERIQATTQAATSGISAAINEAIDSYSAPGYGTLKSPSSPLRSASANSAYSSLRSAAASSVPAVTSNTMTVPVYSLVSVVSETAVKPGPGSLKMALPDSPRTLPSSSMLSCVTASKINSQLKSPPYITPPIIHHATASNQEMLKDVADMKEDLMRMTAILQTDTQTAAKRVQTSHTSTPREAKLEDDEPYTLVEKVKEDLVKVSEILQKDIVNESKENVVAEGWEEFSTDEIEEAQRNALSDQNTFDERSHLLKLQSNNDLDLAKVVDYLTNDIGASSLSKMAELKSRYEEAKGEGEEKQKRILKPSMTIQEHKLKMPPPVSGMLRSPSEKDLSKLAESYQGGDTILESPEELSHEQDKSPLSDSGFETRSEKTPSAPQSAESTEPKPLFTDTPIPPSVSETMLEEAYVQSLSDAPLLVEETASALPSAESGAASGSSVASTQMTIPEEDSMSMCLKEETHITTTTRMVYHKPQLTDTAEGIEETMSVRDLMKAFQSGRDPSKELADLFEHKANQDSVKGDELSPRFLDRDVKSKPKVERIIEVHIEKGHSTAEPTEVYIRETKKHPELYVYKGERPIKEMLDYDESQQEEEELIAEEYLPTFLETSRVNTPVSQEEDSRPSSAQLIADDSYKALKLLSQHSIEYCDDEFSEIRGESYRFAEKMLLSEKLDTSSTRHSATEDSAMKTDRNLTSEQQDSPKREFVSKSSKDGSPKAGTFLQRDESPQFDKVTVLHYSTEQGSPKHAVWMRFTEDKHDRSRDKLLYEDRVDQSVKEAEEKLCEVSQFFRDKTEKLNDELQSPERKPVRRELKEPRSWPSSACSSPQKTKTGDEAFNKTKLREPSVSQTFGSVLPAEKKSSSLPGSPQKIQQPKTCESEPSSPSHIKSASKVTSVRMKFESEVQKQSQSRPSKTPPPVQPKPSVKKLQESKLPIYQFFADRKTKVTETSQEERPQNNNDDRDDTKVALTSPKSPKLFSNRNIPNLSLQRTFSEKDSNADKHHVTKNVLTEVSRIDSDDLINKNLRKKSESQIPVRTTSSYNENDLPKKRSVTKPSQIPTLCKSKSFEATATKTNENVSFELLDNAPKDSNSNNLLSSRDILEKVTTPPAAAATNEHFKGIKTLPVYVSLQVGRQAEREAKGALHAVKQKSVSGLGPLSPDDDTLEQISFIDSSGKSPLTPETPSSEEVSYDLTAKTPDGFMGLVPDKPSPIMEVSEELEDDRGGAIISFKETLTEIKTSIHAAKADLVNANMQEMIMTDNYQRLENSSILQKSTVNGYDEKTGQEASKDKGVAYIEFPPPPPLDLSETSDPDKKGSCASSETETEMMEVNLKEEHQKLLIEPIIRIQPPSPVLPEVDNSQSNGEDDNDEESIFQPIPSKKFTFKAPREEDNQTKREKENQVKVKKHDKNGNDNEPLVGTNGSNGKGEDYECEQNGNDQSITDCSLATTAEFSHDTDATEIDSLDGYDLQDEDDGLYEQADLKSLGPLDSRRDVWATDTFRPLDRSFPQTKLEVIEEEKIPEECLKDQKDIPLDGRNSNDAQKDGVETNGQKLPAKEGFSDTYFSYKLEEEFNSPFKTVATKGLDFDPWPSKGAEEDIVDMGGTQASNGEPKPFGLAVDEQSQATTPDSTPARTPTDDSTPTSEPNPFLFHEGKMFEMTRSGAIDMSKRDMVEERLQFFQIGPQSPCERTDLRMAIVADHLGLSWTELARELEFSVEEINSIRVENPNSLTAQSFMLLKKWVHRDGKNATTDTLTAVLTKINRLDIVTLLEGPIFDYGNISGTRCFADDNAVFPDQSDGYHQIDAELRTSPDLHCAPPIPLRSDDFLRNGGIVDTPSRPSDLPLVREPPLVRVEDTSESPDNDRRAVQRRAMFEGAYAPYERQGGRRQEEEEEEEDEMTQDRLQSLLEDIKLEEEGLEDEEMTEEKVHAILEQVRQAEKDLCSLPGWRGGDAMATAVDEATAELGPNAEEGSPDSLADSLEQPAQSSKNEEDEQGGDRSARRVQWAQNVQCERVFDDDDEEEAEEELAEEESSSEEETTVTTRVFRRRVILKGEEARNVPGESVTEEQFTDSDGNLVTRKVIRKVVRRVVGSEQKDEVGEEGGAVVAVAPSGGARGGKGRRRGKRSRQGHKSGSGNNKQGRKSHS